In the Pseudolabrys taiwanensis genome, one interval contains:
- a CDS encoding ABC transporter permease, with protein MMIVRWFGRYYSVFVLLAVYELIVRLGLVSPRLLPSLAVIGDQLWIYLANGQLLMHAQVTLYRAFAGFALALVGGVVIGTLMARSRLMERLIEPIFYFGYPIPKIALYPVFIFVFGLGTGSTIALIFLECIYPIAIHVHAGMRSTDRVLIWAARNMGASQAQVFWRVLVPAALPIFFTGLRIALPVALIITLVTEIIGESRGLGYFVTYASASFQYARGMAAFVVIAVIGFALDRALQLVRRRVVFWQRTDVEIK; from the coding sequence ATGATGATCGTACGCTGGTTCGGCCGCTACTACTCGGTCTTTGTGCTGCTCGCGGTCTATGAGCTGATCGTCCGCCTCGGGCTGGTGTCGCCGCGCCTGTTGCCCAGCCTCGCGGTCATCGGCGACCAGCTCTGGATCTATCTCGCCAACGGCCAGCTTCTCATGCACGCGCAGGTGACGCTCTATCGCGCCTTCGCCGGCTTCGCGTTGGCGCTGGTGGGCGGCGTCGTCATCGGCACGCTGATGGCGCGCTCGCGGCTGATGGAGCGGCTGATCGAGCCGATCTTCTATTTCGGGTATCCGATCCCGAAGATCGCGCTCTACCCGGTGTTCATCTTCGTCTTCGGCCTCGGCACCGGCTCGACCATCGCGCTGATCTTCCTCGAGTGCATCTATCCGATCGCGATCCATGTCCATGCCGGCATGCGTTCGACCGACCGGGTGCTGATCTGGGCCGCGCGCAACATGGGTGCCAGCCAGGCGCAGGTGTTCTGGCGCGTGCTGGTGCCGGCGGCGCTGCCGATCTTTTTCACCGGCCTGCGCATCGCGCTGCCGGTGGCGCTGATCATCACGCTCGTTACCGAGATCATCGGCGAGAGCCGCGGCCTCGGCTATTTCGTGACCTACGCCTCGGCGTCGTTCCAATACGCGCGCGGTATGGCGGCCTTCGTCGTCATCGCGGTGATCGGCTTCGCGCTCGATCGCGCCTTGCAGCTCGTGCGCCGACGCGTCGTGTTCTGGCAGCGCACCGACGTCGAGATCAAATAG
- a CDS encoding ABC transporter permease: MAKERYPAWLGLLPPLVIVAVWEILGDAGHLPDYLPPPSAIARQTMAMLASGELFQHIGVSLFQALSGFAIGAFFGVTTGLLSGALRPVERFYEPLISLTYPVPKIAALPLIFAWFGLGDMSKIIIITVSVFYPIYISALSGAKSVSKVHVWAARNMGASRAQIIWRVLLPTALPQIFNGLRIGLALSFVVMFVAEMVVSSVGLGFLIVFAEQNLRFDIMYVAIVAIGIIGFGADFLLRQIGRRVLVGQMAATEMRR; encoded by the coding sequence ATGGCGAAGGAGCGCTATCCCGCCTGGCTCGGCCTGCTGCCGCCGCTGGTCATCGTGGCGGTGTGGGAGATCCTCGGCGACGCCGGGCATCTGCCCGACTATCTGCCGCCGCCGTCGGCCATCGCGCGCCAGACCATGGCGATGCTGGCCAGCGGCGAGCTGTTCCAGCATATCGGCGTCAGTCTTTTCCAGGCGCTTTCCGGCTTTGCGATCGGCGCTTTCTTCGGCGTCACGACGGGGCTGCTGTCGGGCGCGCTGCGGCCGGTCGAGCGCTTCTATGAGCCCCTGATCTCGCTGACCTATCCGGTGCCGAAGATCGCCGCGCTGCCGCTCATCTTCGCCTGGTTCGGTCTCGGCGACATGTCCAAGATCATCATCATCACCGTGTCGGTGTTCTACCCGATCTATATCAGCGCGCTGTCGGGCGCGAAGTCCGTGTCCAAGGTCCACGTCTGGGCGGCGCGCAACATGGGCGCCTCGCGGGCGCAGATCATCTGGCGCGTGCTGCTGCCGACGGCGCTGCCGCAGATCTTCAACGGCCTGCGCATCGGCCTTGCGCTGTCCTTCGTGGTGATGTTCGTCGCCGAGATGGTGGTGTCGAGCGTCGGGCTCGGCTTCCTCATCGTGTTCGCCGAGCAGAACCTGCGCTTCGACATCATGTATGTGGCGATCGTCGCCATCGGCATCATCGGCTTCGGCGCCGACTTCCTGCTGCGGCAGATCGGCCGGCGCGTGCTGGTCGGGCAGATGGCGGCCACGGAGATGCGGCGATGA
- a CDS encoding ABC transporter ATP-binding protein, which produces MSAPIIVVRGLGKRFSRGGKDVDAIRDFNLEIAEGEFIAIVGPSGCGKSTFLHMVGGFESITSGDLLIEGRPVTGPGPDRGVVFQEFALYPWRTVAENIAWGLEIQKRSKAEQKAIVERLLAKVGLTHFRDHYPAELSGGMKQRVAIARTLAFDPRILLMDEPFGALDAQNRELMQEELQTIWNEARKTVIFITHDIEEAIYLADRVIVFSARPGRTKADIRIDLPRPRDIDVKKSKEYFDYRNQIWDLLRDEVLRARAEFA; this is translated from the coding sequence ATGTCGGCCCCTATTATTGTCGTTCGTGGCCTCGGCAAGCGATTCAGCCGGGGCGGCAAGGACGTCGACGCCATCCGCGATTTCAATCTCGAGATCGCGGAGGGCGAGTTTATCGCCATTGTCGGCCCTTCGGGCTGCGGCAAGAGCACGTTCCTGCACATGGTCGGCGGCTTCGAGTCGATCACAAGCGGCGACCTGCTGATCGAGGGCCGGCCGGTCACCGGCCCGGGCCCGGACCGCGGCGTCGTGTTCCAGGAGTTCGCGCTCTATCCCTGGCGCACGGTCGCCGAGAACATCGCCTGGGGCCTCGAGATCCAGAAGCGCTCGAAGGCCGAGCAGAAGGCGATCGTCGAGCGTCTCCTCGCCAAGGTCGGGCTGACGCATTTCCGCGATCACTATCCGGCCGAACTCTCGGGCGGCATGAAGCAGCGCGTCGCCATCGCCCGCACCCTGGCGTTCGATCCGCGCATCCTGCTGATGGACGAGCCGTTCGGCGCGCTCGACGCGCAGAACCGCGAGCTGATGCAGGAAGAGCTGCAGACCATCTGGAACGAAGCGCGCAAGACGGTGATCTTCATCACCCACGACATCGAGGAGGCGATCTACCTCGCCGACCGCGTGATCGTGTTCTCGGCCCGCCCCGGGCGGACCAAGGCCGACATCCGCATCGATCTGCCGCGGCCGCGCGACATCGACGTCAAGAAGAGCAAGGAATACTTCGACTATCGCAACCAGATCTGGGATCTGCTGCGCGACGAGGTGTTGCGCGCGCGGGCGGAGTTCGCCTGA